GGCCATTGCATCGCGAATATCAGTCGATAAGCTGTCGTCTCCGGCTTCGCTAACGCAGATCACTTCCGCGCCAAAAGCTTTCATATTACTGATTTTCTCTTTTGCCGCATGGTTATCCACAAGAGCGGTAAAGCGATAGCCACGCTCCGCTGCAAGCAGTGCAAGACCCACGCCGGTATTGCCGGAGGTTGACTCAACGACCCAGCCGCCCGGCTTCAGTTGGCCGCTGGCTTCTGCTTCATCTAACATAGACTTCGCCATTCGGATCTTAGCGCTACCGGTAGGGTTAAACTGCTCAAGCTTAAGATACAGTTTGCTACCGTTTGGTAGGCTTAAAAACTGCATTAGCGGGGTATTACCAATGCTTTGTGAAACCCTTAAATAGGGGGTTAGGTGTAATGTCGAGGCGAGCGAATGCTGCGCATTTATGTTCATAAATAGGCTCCTTTACGTTGTGTTGTTGGGTGTTTTTTAGCTAAGTAGTTGCCAGGAAAGTATGTTGTTCTCCCAGGTTACGGCGATTTTTCGTGGTAATGGCACAGAGTGAAATTCGGATTCATTTGAATCCATCTGATATCCAGCGGTGTTGAGATAAACCATTAGATCATCGCGCCGCGGTAGTTGCGACAGAGGGATAAACCGCCAGCTTACCATGTCGCTATCTAGGCAGGTTGCGCCGCCAAAGGCCACGCGATACGCTCCTTGTTTGCGGTTTGAATGTGCTGAGAGTAACAGCGGGTTCGGTAAGTATTCACTTTCAAACCACTGCTCTGATAACGATAGACTTGAACCAGAAAGCGTAGCGATATGACAGTCTGATGTGCCTAGGTGTGGCTTTGTCCCTTGCACTTTAAACAAGCTAATGCCAGCCTCATCGAGCAATGCGCGCCCAGGTTCAAGCATCAGTGTAAGGCTCCTTTGACGTAATGCCGCTAATGCATTTTGCCCATGTGCGTTCTTCACTGCCAAAATAGCGTGTAAGGTGTCCGCAGGGCTTTGCTCATTATAGTAGGGGTAAAATCCTGCAAAGGTTTTACCTGCAAAAAAGCATTCAAAGTCCAAGGCTTGTTGCCACTGCTCATTTTGTAGATAGGAGACGGGCAGGCCACCGCCAATATTCACTTTTGATGGCGACAGTCCTATTTGCCTAGCCTCGTCTATCGCATCGATTAAAGTATGGATGCTCTGGCCACGTGCTTGTGGGCAGTATCCGCTTAAGTGGCAGCTAAATCCTTCTAAGCTTACCCACTCGTGGTATTCTCGGCACTGGGCTAATAGCGGCGTAAGCTGGCACAGTGAACTGCCAAAGCGTGAGGCTTTAGTTGGTTGTGTTTGTAAACGCAGTAGCACCCGTGCAGGGCGCTTTCGCCGGCGGGCCAGTGTAATGACCGAGATTAACTCAGCACTTGAGTCAATGGCGATCAGCGCTTGATGTACAAGCGCTAAGCTAAGCAGTGCATCTGATTTATGCGGACCAGAAACACCAATCTTTACACCTTGGATACCACCGCTTAGGGCAAGTTCAAACTCTTGCACACTAGCCACGTCTATTCCTATATCGTGATTAGACGCGACTTGAGTAAAGCATTGGGCTTTATTAGCTTTTTTCGCAAAATAAATCTCATGCTCAAGCCCGAGCTTTATAAAGTTGGCTTGCAGGGTTTCGATATTTTCCGCAAAACGCTGAGGAAACACTAAATGTAGCGGTGCTCCCAATGCCGCTGCCCATTCAAATAACTTGGCGTGGTGCTCCGTTAGCAGGCTTTGTGTTTGCGGATGCAATTTTGCAACAAATGCGTCACTCATATGACTAACACCTCTTTGTTACTCGCACTGTCTAACTTGTTGACGCGGCGCTTTGCTATAAAGAGTAGGCCAACGGCAAGTAGCAGCAACCAGATTAGTGGTGCAAAGCTGTTCACTGGTGTGGCAAAGTCGCTGCTAAATTGAGGAATATCCGCAAGATCCGTAAGCGTTGGTTTTGCGCTACAACCCTCACAAGGTGCAAAATCGCCTCTTTGATTGGCTTTGGCAATTTCGCTGGCAAAGAAACCTTGTAGGGCTTGATGATGAGCTTCAACTTCTGCCATAAAGGCGTGATGACGTGCTAGACCATTGCCCGCTAAATCAACCAACAGTGTTTGTGCGATGAGTGCGGGGGAGAGATATTGTAGCTTTTGCGCATTATGTTGCTGTGCTTGTTGCGCTGTTAAAAATCGCCCATCTTGGGCTGCCATTGCGCGTTCAACAGAATTAATCGTAGCGATTTTTTTGGTGGCGTAATCGCTGGCACCATTGCCATTTTTTGCAAGCTCTGGATGATCTTGAAAATACTGAGCTAAAGTTTTTTCACTCGCTTTTTGGGCTTCGTCGCTGGCGGAACGCAGGCTATCTATATAGTGAATTCGTGAAGGGGTTGGGTCGAGTAAAGCGATGCTGGTATTGACCAAAGCTGGAACCACAATCACCAAGGCAAGCCAACAGGTGACTAAGGTAGCTGCGTTGTTTGCAGCACTTTTCGCTCTGCTATTTACCCAAGCGGTTAAGGCAATCCAAAAGCCACAATAACATAGTGCGATAAGGTTATAACTCAGCAGTTCAATCACCCCTAGCTGCTCTCGTATTGTTATTAAAAGCAGGCTACTAATACTTAAAAATGGCAGCACAATTAACGCGCTTCGCAGCAATAATTGATAGGTCAGAAGGCGGGTCGCACTGCCTCCTTGAAGCATCAGTAGTCTTAGTTGCCCACCTTGGCGTTCACTTGCCAAGGCATTAAAGCAAATGCCAATAATGAGCAATGGCAGTAAGTAGACAATCACAAAACTTAAATCGAACTGGCCTAACAACAGAGATAGCGGGTGAACATAGTCATATTGATGAACGATGTGCTGTTTCTCTTTGATTAGCATTTTAAAATAGTAAGGTAATACGTCGGCTTGCCCTGTTGCGATTGGCGACGTTGCAAGCGGGGTTTTGGTGGCGTAATTTTGCATTAAGTAAAAAGCCTGCCCGCGCAGGTCGTATGGGTCTTCCCACCACTTATAGTCTGCTGTACTGGCGAGCCTTTCGGGTAATCCAGCTTTGGCATCTTGGATGGCCTGTTGCTGCATTTGCTGCGCGGCAAGTACCGCGTCATGCTGTTTTTTAGCAAAGTAATGGGCGTTAAGAAATGCCACTAGCGCGAGCACGCTGGTGGTCAAGAACAGCGCGAGTACGAGCTTTTCTCGCCAGAGGTTTTTAAACTCAGTCGCTAACATTAAACGTTTCATCTTTGCTCCTCCAAACGCAGCTTTTTAATCGCGAAGAAACTCAATAACACCAGAGCGATTAGCCAAAAGCTCAGGCTAAACAGGCTGATAACGTAGTGAGGCAGGTAACGAATGAAATTGGGGTATTGGAATGCGAACTTTGGGATCTGCTGCCATAATTCCTCGCCCGCGGTGTAATGTCCGTCCGCCTTGTGACCGTGATCTCTTTGATTAAAGTTAAGCACCTCTTGCATCAGGCGGCGGTGCTGCTCTGCCGCATTCTCAAATGCTTGCTGGTGGGTAAAGTCGCTGGCAGCGATGGCCATCGACAGCGTTTGTATCGCGATAAACGGCGTTAGCATCCCAGCAAGTTGATAGCTTTGTGATTGCGCTTCTAGTTGAGCTAAACGCGCTGAAAATAAGCGGTCAAAAATTTTATCAGCGTATTGTTCACCAAATTGGAGTTGTGCTCCGGCATAATCAAAAGGTAAGTCTTCCACATTGCTGACACCATATTGAGTCAATGTTTGCTGTTTGAACTTTGCGATGGCTTCAACTCGTGCATCGGTATAAACCTCACTTTCAAGCTTTGCTTGAAACGCTTGACCTGAACCTTGCGGGTGAATGGTGGTCGCGATATTCATCGCCAGTTTTGGCAGTAAAAGCGTTGTAAAGGCCCAAATGGTTAATAGCGTGATCAATGCGCGCCTTGCCGTTGGGAGTAAACTTGAAAGCGTGGTGGTGAGTAACGACCAAAGTAATAAGTAAACTAAATAAAACAGTAAAAATAACCCACTTCTGAGTGTATGAGGCTCCGTGCTTGTTACTTGGCTATAAAGTAAAAAAAGCGCAACAGGCAATAAAAATAAGCAAGAAATAGCAAAAAGCAGCGCACATTTGGCGATAAACAACTTAGCTGGGCTTGCGCCCGATGCGAGTAGTTGTTTTAAGGTGCCTTGCTCACGCTCTCGGGCAAGTAGTGGGTAGCCAATTAATATAATCAATAGCGGCAGTAATACTTGCAGCACAAAGGCGGGTGATAAGCTGCCAAAGCGTGACATCGGCAAGTTATCTTGCGCACTTCGAAACATACTATCGTTACGAATATGAGCCTCAAGTCTCAACACATTCCCTTGATATGCTTGTAATCCCGCGTCGAGTGCGGCCAGTGGGGTAGTGGGTTTGACCACGTAAATACCGTAGTGGGCGGCGGAATGGGGGCCTTTTTCACCTTGATTTAACCAGCGTAATTGCTCTGATTGAGACACCTCAGTAACGGCTTGCTGATAGCTTTGGTGGCTTTTAAAACCGGTCAAGCAGGCAAGCAAGAGCAGCAATACTGCAATGCCTCCAAGCCAAAGCGCTTGTCCCTGCCGCTTGGTATCGAGCCATTCCTTTTTTAATGTCGTTTGAAACATCAGACACCCACCTTGATATGTTTGAGGTAAACGGATTCAAGTTGGACTTCTTGCAGTTGTTCATAGACTAAGGTATCGACTAATTGCCCTTGATTGATAATTGCCACGCGATGGGCATCTTCTTGAGCACGGTATAAGTCGTGGGTCGCCATTAAAATCGCGACACCTTGCTTTGCTAATGACTGAATAAGCTGGCTAAATTCATGGCTGGCTGAAGGATCAAGACCTGATGTAGGCTCATCTAAGATCAATGCCTTGGCTTGCTTTGCAAGGGCAATAGCTATGCCCACTTTTTGTCGCATCCCTTTTGAATAGGTTGCAACGGGTTTGTCTACAGCGTGACTTGGTAGTTTTACTTCACTGAGCAGTGTGCGAAAGGCTTCGTCGGTCTTTTCTACGCTGGCCATTTTGGTGAAATACGCGAGATTCTCAAGTCCGCTAAGTCGCGGATAGAGCGCGACTTGCTCAGGAATATAAGCCAGTTGCTGCCTTGCCGTTACTACGTCATGCTGTGGATTAATTCCAGCGATGGTGATTTCCCCGGCATCCGGTTGTAAAAAGCCCAGTAAGCAATTAATCGTGGTGGTTTTACCCGCTCCATTTGGGCCTAGCAGCGCTAGAATTTCACCTTGATGTACGCTCAAGCTTAGTCCCTGTAATGCTTGGTATTCACCAAAGCGCTTTTGCAGGTTATTGATTTGAATAACAGGTGTAGTCATGAATTATCCTTAAAAGCTCACGCTTAATGAGGCGATAAAGGTGCGGCCACGACCAGGCGCGACTCCCCAATCTATGCCTTTGGCACCGCCAGATAGCCAATATTCTTTGTCGAACAGGTTTTCGGCCTTGAGTCGTAGCGTGGTGTTAATGTCAGTAAAGTGGTATTTCGCGCCTAAATCGAAGCGTGTGTAGGCTGGTAGCTGTAGGGTGTTATTGACGTTTTGTTCGCGTTCACCAACATGGAAAATACCTGCATTGATGCTTAATGCCTCCCAAAATGGCAGCTGATAGTCGACATAGAGATTCGCTTGAAATTCTGGCACATTGGCTGGGGTGTTGCCATTAAGCGCGGGCTCGCCGTCAAGCTTATTTAAGCTGGGGTCCATCAAGGTGATGGATGCTACGGTTGCAAGGCCGTGAGTAAATGAACCACTGGCATTGAGCTCAATACCTTTATGTGACTGGACACCGTCTTGCACGAAATAGTTAGTAATGTGATTGTGGTACTCCAACATTTTTTCTATTTCGAAAACGGCTATCGAGTAGTTCATGGTGTCCGTTTGGTATTTTATACCGGCTTCAATTTGTTCGCTTTCTTGTGGGCCGAGTGATTCGCCCTCGTTTATTGCACCGCTACCGATGACAGCAACGCCGCCTTCCCCCGCGCCTTCTGAGTAACTGGCATAAAACGCGAGCTGATCGCTAGGATTGTAGTTAAGACCTATAATGGGAGTGTTAAAAGTGCGGTCGTCTAGCGTGCTTTTAGTTTGGCCAGGTAGAGTTTGCTCTTTTTTGTATTGAATATGACGCAGCCCTAAGGTGGCATAAAATACATCGTTAAAGTGCAAGGTATCTGTGATAAACAATGCGCTTTCAGAGGCTTCAGTTTTGGTTGGTTTGGGATAATCAGGGAACTGCGGTTTATTGCTATGAATTGGATTGAAAATATTGCCAACGGGGTTGGTTAACTCAAACCAACGCCCATCCTTAGACTCATAATCACGAATACTAACGCCGACGACTAACTCATGTTCAATTGCAGCGGTGGTAAGCTGACCGCTGATAAAACTATGTGCGGAGAGCGTGTCATACGTTTCGTCTGGGGTAATATGGATAGCGGCAGACAGCACATTGCCTTGTGTATCAACCGAGTAGATATCAGGAAAAACGGTAAACCTATCATTACCAGAAAGCGCAGCTTGGTTTACCCATTGCCACGTGTCGTTCAACCAAAAATCAGCACGTGCGGCAAGGTTATATGACTCGGTTTCATACTTTGCCCAAGGTTGTCCGAGCAATACATCACTGGTGTCGACATAGGGCGGTAATATTTTACGGTCAGGATCATTGGGGTCGCTGGCAAGTCCTATCAAAGGCTGTGATACAGTGCTTTTGTCTTGGTAATCGCCGTCTAATCGGATAAATAGGCGGTCTGAGACTTGCCAATCTAGTGCTGCACTAAAGAAATAGCGCTCTAAGTCATCACCACCGGTAAAGTCACCGTTTTTCTCTGCTGCGGCATTAATACGATAACCGAGCGTTTGCTCTTCGGAAATTGGCCCACCGAGGTCGATGTGTAAGTACTTTCCTCCACGGCTACGTACTTCTGTTGTGACATCCAAAAAGGCGTCCATGGTAGGGCGCTTTGTCACATAGTTGATTGTACCGCCGGGGTTGTTAAAGCCTGATACGAGACTTGACGGGCCTTTAACGATATCAATGCGCTGAATATTCTCTAGCGGTACATCTTGGTAGGGGGCAAGCGCTAAACCGTCGCGTCTTAGACCGTTGGTCCAATCTAGTTGAAAGCCACGCAGACTCACAAAGTCGAACACCGTACCAATTGAGGTATTTTGAACAGAAGCATCGTTGGCAAGCACTTCGCCTAGCGTTTTTACTCTTTGATTGCTGATCAGTTCTTCAGAAAATGATTGAATGGAAATAGGAAGAAGCTGCGGGTCTTTCATCCCCAATGCCGAAGCGTTCACGTCTCTCGTGCTGTAAAGAGGCGCGCGAGTGCCATGCACATCAATTGTTTCAATGGATTGTTCGGCAACACTAAGTGAAGAATATAAGCTACTAAGCACGCTAACTGTCAGGAGTGACCTTGTCATTTTGTTATTCCAACTGCAAAAACGAATGTGAAAAGAACCATCATTTGTGCGATACAAATGATTATTTTAAAAATGTTATAACATAACGATATTAATCATATTTTTGCGTGCTTGAAAAGAGGGGAGTTATTGCCAAAAGGTTATCCCTGGAACTTTTTATTGTGAATAATGAAATTAATGTGAGTCGTTCAAAGTAAGCGCTTTGAGTGTTGGAAAAAGCATGAATCTCAACGGGTATTATTTTTAAAAATAAAAATCGTTCTCATTAATTTATTTTTAAAGCGGGTTAGTTGATTTTTTGTTGTGAATTTTTGTATAAAAAACAATGTGAAAGTTTGTAAATGGCTTACGTGTTATTCAGTACATCGAGCTTAATCTCACTGAATAACGCCGAACATTTACTTAGAGAAGTGTTTGCTGCTTGATAAAGGTAACGAGTTTCTCAGCAATGTCTTGATGTTCCGAAGCGGTTGGATGCCACACACAGCCTTCTAATGGTGAGTCGAATGTATGACTGTATAGTTTACTGATATCTTGCTGATTAAGCCTTGCAATTGCATCGTGTGTTGCTGGAATAATGAAGTTATATGGATATGCCGGACGAGGCATGTAAATAATGGGGACCGCAGGATATCTAGCACGCAGCTGTTTGGTGAAAACGACCATTGTTTCTACCCACTGCGTTTTGACTTCGTCAATGGTTTGCCAAGGCTCGGTAGGGGTTGGATCGGTACTAAAGTCATTGGTGCCTACTTCAATGACGATAAGCTGTGGAAACTTGTCTTCAAAGTCAGTGTTGTCGGTAAATACTGCTGACATTTTGTCGTAGTAACTGCGTAGCGTATGATGCGTCTGATTGCCGCCCCAATTTCGAATTAAGCCCAAACCCGAATATGAAACTTGGGTAAAACTGGCTCCCAACTGTTGTGCGCTCATATATGGAAAGGCTTTGCGTGCGTTACTCAAATCAAGAATTTCGCTCCATTCACACTGTCTTTGGGTGGACTCACTGCCAAAGCCGGCGCTAATTGAATCGCCGATAAATAAGATATGAGGCTGTGGCTGCTGGATTGATTCTAATTTTCCGTCGACATCAACACTTAGGATTTGAGTATTGTGTTCGTAGTGCTCCCAGCGTTTAACGAGTTCAATTGTGACGGTTTCTACCTTTGTACTTTCAAATAGTGTGAAGGTCTCAGCAACACCATCAGCATTGGTCTTTAGCTTTTTTGTAAATTTGTCATCAATCAATACATCGAATTGATCGCCATAGCCCATCAACTCGATACGAAAGGCGCGGCCGGTGAGCTTGGTATGCAGCTGGCTACCCGGCCAATTAAAACTCACACTGCCATCAGAGTAGTTTTTACTGACGCGCCCTTCATAATGAATTGCATGATGGGTCGCTGCGTGATTTGCGGCACTGGCTACACTTCCAAAAGCTAATAAAGCCACCGTAACTAACGTTTTTAACATGTTGTATTCCTTGTAGGGTTATTCATTGAATAATGTAACTGGTTTAAATGGGTTGTGAGTGAATTTAGGCTTGAAAATTATTCACTTAACAAAGGAGAAAATAGAATATAGCGCTGGTAGGAAGGAGGTTGCTCAGGTACATTACTCTATGCAATCAAGTAAAGGAGAGGTAGCTGATGACGATTGTAGAACAGATAGTTGCTCGGAATATAGAAGCGGTTATTGTATATGAATCAGAGCAGGTGATTGCGTTTGCCGATCATGACCCCATAAACTTTGGCCATATCTTAATTTGCCCCAAATCCCCTTATGAAACGCTACTTCAAGTCCCAGAATCCATACTGGCTGAAATCCACCACGTTGCGCGTGACCTTTATGTGCGAATTGAGCGTAAATTTTCCCCAGATGGGATTACGCTTGTGCAAAACAATGGGCACTTTAACGAATTGAGCCACTATCACTTGCATATTTTCCCCCGCTATAAACGAGATAGTTTTGCGTTTGGACGTGATGAACTCAATATTAAACCTCAAGATGTTTTGCGTACCTCACTTGAGGGGCTATAGATGCTAGGGGAAGTGTTAATCAAATTCTTAGTGACCATGCTATTAATCATGTCTTTGATTTGGACATTGTTTCCTTGGGCGTTTGGATTACTAAATTTTCAGCAAAAACACAGTGAATTCTTGTATAAAATTGGTCGAATGGGCTGGTGGCTGCTCGTTTCTATACACCCGATATTTGCAATATGTTTTTGGGTCTTTGAGCTTAGTCTCAGTACGGTAGTAAGTAGTCTGTTAGTGATGCACTTTTTATTTGGGATAACGTTTGCCAGAAATGTAAGCACGCAATAAATCAAAAGGTCATAAGTGAAGGTTACAATCAATGCGATTCAGGCCGAGGATGCGGATGCCATTGAAAGGTTAATGTGTGAAGTCTCAGAGGTTGACGTCTTACCGCATTTTTCGCAGCTTGGAAGAGATACATATTTAAACGAAATAATACCTGAAGTGACTCAGGTGATGTGCAACGCCAACTTTGTCGGTGCCAAGGCGTTATTAAACGGCGAGCTGATTGGATTTGCTTTATTAAGAGATGGTAACTATCTCACCCATTTATTTGTTGCCAAGTCAGCTCAAGGTAAAGGGATTGGTGGGCAGTTATTAGATACTGTGTTAGCGAGTACATCCGCAGCTCAAATCTCACTGTGTTCATCGCTAAATGCAGCATCTTTTTATATTGCGCTAGGTTTTCAGGCGACAGGGCAAGAAGCACAGAGAAACGGTATTAGATTCATTCCGATGAGGTTAGATCGAACTTAAGTAAGGATATTTTACGACATAGATTGGATTACAAAAAATCACAAAGTAAATTTTAAGTAATTAAAAATACGACTACACTAAATCGACATAAGAACAATATCTGCTAGAACAAGATTTAAGGAACGAGTATGCCAACACCTCAACCGGGCACTGTAGTGAGCAATGCACAAACCAGAGCGGCTAATTTAACGACGACAAACAGCAGTGAAGTGCCAGCGACTAAACAATTTGTAGTGAATGCCACCGGCAACTTATTTATTGCAAGTACGCTAAACGGTACCGCAGGTGGAAGTGTATTGCCGCAAGAAGCTGAAAATGCATTTGGTGAAGTTAGCGTATTTTTTGCCGCGCTCACAAAAGCGATGGCGGAAGCTGGGACAAGTCTGTACGACTACGATGCACTCAATAAATTAGTCTCAAGCTCGGGACTGTTTGTCAAAGTAACAGATAGCAATATTCAATTTGAAAGTAAGCAAAGTGGCGTCACTTTATCAAGCCAATTGATCCAAACTTTACTTGGGCTCAGTGGTAATTTAGCCTCCATAGGTAAATCATTGATGGATATGATCGCTGGTATGGGGCAAGCCTCGGTGAGTATCAGTGCGAGTTCTGACAACCAAGATAAAAAGGTCGGGACGATTATTTTTGTGTGTGAATATTTACTCGGGGCAATTTCGATCGCGCCCATTGTCATTTCAGCTGATGCCAGTGATGTAAAAGCCATTTGGCAAGCGGGTCCTTGCTTACAAGGTGGGCATACAGACGTGCAGTTAAGTCTGTGCAAATCTGTATATTTGTTTGTGCCACCGGCATTTGTTAAGCAAGCAGCATCACTAAACGAAGCTATGTCTGATCCAGAATTTAATAACCTAATTGAGTCGATGCGCAGTGTCATAACAGCACCTTCGCAAAGTGCTTCAGCTAACAAAGCGGCGAAAAAGGACAGTTAATGTGTTGGGAGTGAATGATGTTCTCAACTTGGTTTAGCAAGCAAGATAAACCGTCAAAACCGCAATCACAGCCAATATATACTCCAATCACTAAACATTATGTGTTTAATGAAACGGGTAATATCATGTTGTGTGCAACGGCGGATAGCATTCAGAGCTTTGACACTGACTTAAAAAGTGCATTCGTTGATATCAGCGTGTTTTTTGCTGCGATGACAAAAGCGGTGACGTCGACAACAAACCCAGTGACGGGTAAGCCGTTTTCAATATTTAACTATCAAGCCGTGAAAAATATTTTGGTAGAGTCAGGGCTTTTCATTGAAACTAATGTGGAAGAAGGCACTTTTAGTCACGATGGCGTAGGTAATACGCTCGGCAAAGCGCTATTTCAGCATGTCTTAAATAGGGAGTTCTCTGAAAAGCAGCTGCCATTTGCCAAGTCTATGTTTAATGGTATGCAATATCAAAGCGCGAAGACGGCAGAGCAATCTGAGATGACGGAAGCGCAGCAGCAGTTGTGCCGCAGTGGTAGCATCTTTTTTATTGGTGAGCTGTTGATGGGCGTGCCACAAACGTCTGCAATTTTGCTGAGTATCGAACCACAAAGCATTACCCAGTTGACAGGCGATACCGAGCGTGACTGGCAGGACTTATTTTCGCTGGCTGGGTTAGATGAAGATAAACATCAGCCCAAGCACATCGTGCGTCATTGGAAATTTAAAAAACGTACTTATCTATTTATACCACCGCAGTTTATTTCTCATGCGGTGGCTGGACTTGGTGAGCAAAGCAATATCGATTTTGAGGAATACAGTCGCAAATTGGCGCAAAGTATTACTCCTAACCACAGCGTTAGCTAACTTCAAATATTATAATCTTAAAGCGCCTTAGCTAATTCGGTTAATGCGCATTTAGCTATGTCTAAATCAACTTGCTCCGTTTGCCAATTACTGAGCGCAGCACGGATCACCTTCTGTCCTTGCCAACTTCCTGGGCTGACAAATATACGGCCGTCCGCATTAATGGCATGAAGGAGGGCGGTTGTTGCTGCGTCGTCTTTGCCGCTTGGCTTGAAAAGCACCACGTTCAGCTCTCCGTAGTAGACTAATTCATAGTCTGGAGAATCAGTAAACCAGTCTGCAAGCTGTTTAGTTTGCGCAATATTTTTACTTACCCATTGACGGATCCCGTCTTTACCATACGCAAGTAATGACATCCAAACGGGTAATGCCCTAAATCGACGAGAGTTCTCTACACCCATCGAAAAAAAGTCGGGGTCGGCTTTTGATGTGACTAAGTAAGGAGCTGGAACGTCGCAGCTTTCAACCAAGTAGTGCAAATGACGAGTGAGAAAGATCCCACAGTCGTATGGAACATTGAGCCACTTGTGTGCATCCAAGGTAATACTATCGGCTAACTCAAGCCCCTTAGTGCGACCTTCTGAGCCAGAAACCAGACGGTCGAAAATGCCAAATGCAGCATCAACATGCAGCCAAGCTTGGTGTTTATCGCATAGACGGCGGATCTGCATTAAATCGTCAAAATTAGTGCCAGTAACTGTGGCGGCACTAGCGATGACAATTTTTCCTTTGGCGTTACTTGTTGCAAGCGCTGACTCAAGCGCTGCAATATCCGTAGCTTCATTGCCTACTTGCGTTGCGACTCTCGTGATTTGGTTACGGCCTAGGCCTGCAAGACCAAGCGCCTTAATCATACTCGCGTGGGGCGTCGCGCAAAAAACCTCGACTTCCAAACCGAAGGCTCCATCTTCTGCCACATTGATCCCTTGTTGATGCCCTGCAAACT
The sequence above is a segment of the Pseudoalteromonas piscicida genome. Coding sequences within it:
- a CDS encoding HIT family protein encodes the protein MTIVEQIVARNIEAVIVYESEQVIAFADHDPINFGHILICPKSPYETLLQVPESILAEIHHVARDLYVRIERKFSPDGITLVQNNGHFNELSHYHLHIFPRYKRDSFAFGRDELNIKPQDVLRTSLEGL
- a CDS encoding GNAT family N-acetyltransferase translates to MKVTINAIQAEDADAIERLMCEVSEVDVLPHFSQLGRDTYLNEIIPEVTQVMCNANFVGAKALLNGELIGFALLRDGNYLTHLFVAKSAQGKGIGGQLLDTVLASTSAAQISLCSSLNAASFYIALGFQATGQEAQRNGIRFIPMRLDRT
- a CDS encoding pyridoxal phosphate-dependent decarboxylase family protein, translated to MTMTHNQWQALPQLLTEFSKLTEAFIQSSNSRPVAGRDIAPPDLTLTESGIEFESLIEIFSKQVVPNLSTSIGPRYWGFVTGGATPVATFADWLVSTYDQNVSKGDGSIATNIERQAIRWLTELFDLPASFDGLFTTGATAANYLGAVIARQFAGHQQGINVAEDGAFGLEVEVFCATPHASMIKALGLAGLGRNQITRVATQVGNEATDIAALESALATSNAKGKIVIASAATVTGTNFDDLMQIRRLCDKHQAWLHVDAAFGIFDRLVSGSEGRTKGLELADSITLDAHKWLNVPYDCGIFLTRHLHYLVESCDVPAPYLVTSKADPDFFSMGVENSRRFRALPVWMSLLAYGKDGIRQWVSKNIAQTKQLADWFTDSPDYELVYYGELNVVLFKPSGKDDAATTALLHAINADGRIFVSPGSWQGQKVIRAALSNWQTEQVDLDIAKCALTELAKAL